In the genome of Natronorubrum sediminis, one region contains:
- a CDS encoding saccharopine dehydrogenase family protein: MNSLLVYGSYGYTGRLIAREAVSRGGTPVLAGRDDRKLTRQATDLGVEKRVFDLDGDVASNIEAFDAVLNCAGPFVKTAEPLVDACLETGTDYLDITGEFQVFERLRHRDEAAKDAGVTLLPGVGFEVVPSDCLAAFLHEQVPSASTLTLGVKGNGPLSRGTARTFVDQLGTSGVVRRNDRLLEVPLAFDTREIDFGDGPEHTVTVPWPDVVTAAHTTGIPSIEVYASVPSVAPHGMAAVDSLGWLLERRPVKDALEQLVDATVDGPSQRELATDTATVWGEAVDEATGERASARVRTPNPYALTTTAAVSAATRLLEGAGETRDRVPRGFQTPASAFGSEFLLELPGTERELLTAPNTSNEPEATALESDD; this comes from the coding sequence CGGGCGCGACGACCGCAAACTGACTCGACAGGCGACCGACCTCGGCGTCGAGAAACGCGTCTTCGACCTCGACGGTGACGTCGCCTCCAACATCGAAGCGTTCGACGCCGTGTTGAACTGTGCAGGCCCGTTCGTGAAAACGGCCGAACCGCTCGTCGACGCCTGTCTCGAGACGGGAACCGACTATCTCGACATCACGGGCGAGTTTCAGGTCTTCGAACGACTGCGCCATCGGGACGAGGCGGCCAAAGATGCGGGCGTCACGTTGCTCCCCGGCGTCGGCTTCGAGGTCGTGCCCTCGGACTGTCTGGCGGCGTTCCTCCACGAACAGGTGCCCTCGGCGAGCACCCTCACACTCGGCGTGAAGGGGAACGGGCCGCTCTCTCGCGGAACGGCCCGGACGTTCGTCGACCAACTCGGCACGAGCGGCGTCGTCCGTCGAAACGACCGGCTACTCGAGGTGCCACTCGCGTTCGACACGCGCGAGATCGATTTCGGTGACGGGCCGGAACATACCGTAACGGTTCCCTGGCCAGACGTCGTCACCGCGGCACACACCACGGGAATTCCCTCGATCGAAGTGTACGCGTCCGTGCCCAGTGTTGCTCCCCACGGAATGGCGGCCGTCGATTCGCTGGGGTGGCTCCTCGAGCGACGACCGGTCAAGGACGCGCTCGAGCAACTGGTCGATGCCACCGTTGACGGACCGAGTCAACGCGAACTCGCGACTGACACGGCGACCGTCTGGGGAGAGGCGGTCGACGAGGCCACGGGCGAGCGAGCGAGTGCGCGAGTTCGGACGCCGAATCCCTACGCGCTCACGACGACGGCGGCCGTCAGCGCTGCCACGCGGTTGCTCGAGGGAGCTGGTGAGACCCGAGACCGCGTTCCGAGGGGCTTTCAGACGCCGGCGTCGGCATTCGGCTCCGAATTCCTTCTCGAGCTCCCGGGCACCGAGCGCGAACTCCTCACCGCCCCGAATACGTCGAACGAACCGGAGGCGACTGCACTCGAGTCCGACGACTGA